The sequence CATGGCATCGAGGCGGAAGTTATTAGAATACCCTATGCATACAAGACGGATGTCGCTAAGACAAGCAAAATAATTCAAAAAATAGTAGAAATATTTTGCGAGTGATTTTAGCAACTTCTGATTTTACCCCTTTGATGATTATAAATGGTAAGGGATTCAACTTAAGTCGTAATCTACGGCTCCCTTTACAATCCTCTCAATTTCGGGGTTAACAACTACGTTGGCCTTTTTCTTTCCTGAAACTTCGTCAAATAGGTTTTCAAGCTCTGAGTCCTTGTTTATCTTCCTGGTTATTGGATTTGAGATTATCACGTTGTCCTCTGTTGTTAATGCATTAACATCGCTGCTGAGGATGTGAGGGGATCTTACTCCCGTCATTATTACCATTGCCCTAACAACCTTTCCAAGCTCTTTGTCAATTCTCGCTCCCCATTTTATTTCTGACTTTGCTCCGAGCTTTTCATATACAATCTGCATGGCATCGTTTATTTCTCCAAGGCTGACGTCTGGACCAACTGTAAAGTGCACTAATGCGGCTTCCCCACTTCCAAACTCCACTTCAAGCATTTTGTTGCTCAAGGCGTTATTTACGGCATCGACGGCTCTCTTGTTTGAGTCGCTCTCGCCTATTCCAATTAACGCAGCACCACCGTTTTTCATGACGCTGTACACATCCGCAAAGTCTATGTTTACCATGGAGGGGAGCATTATTGTTTCTGTTATACCCTTAACCATTCTCGCTATTATTTCATCGGCAAATCTAAATGCGGCTGAAATCGGAAGCTTTGGCACCAATTCAAGAAGTTTGTCGTTTTCTATTATCACAACAGTGTCTGAATACCTCAGAAGAGCCTGTATACCTGCTTTTGCTTTTTCGAGTCTCCTCGTCCCCTCGTTTTTGAAGGGGTATGTCACAACACTCACAACAAGCGGCTCTTGGATTCTTCCGGAGTTTCTTGCCTCCTCTTTTATAACTCTAGCAACAACAGGTGCCGCTCCTGTTCCTGTTCCATTACCCATACCAGCGGTTATGAACACGAGATCAACATCTCTAACTGCCTCTGCTATCTCATCTCTACTAGCCTCTGCAGCCAAATATCCAATTCTTGGGTTTCCACCCGAGCCCTTTCCATGGGTAATGTTCTTTCCGAGGAGGATTCTTCTATGGGCCTTTGTTCTTGAAAGATGCTGTGCATCGGTGTTCATGGCTATTAATTCTGCTCCTTCAACCCCCAGTTCATACAGTCTTGTTATTGTATTATTTCCAGAACCTCCAACGCCTATAATTGCTATCTTAATGAAAGATTTAGAAGTTTCCAGATCACTGAGAGCCTCTTGTGTTTTGTTACCGTTGTTATCCATATTCAAATCAATACCAGCTTGTTCTAGCAGTTTAAACACCATCTTAATTCCCCCAATATTCTTATTCAGCCACGTATTCTGGAAGTTCTTTTTCTCTTGCCTCTGTTGTGTACAATTCCTTCTTTATGAGTTCCCTGATAGCTTCCCGAATTGCTTCACTCCTGTTGGGATACACCCCTCTTTTGACTAAGACATCAAGAGCATTTATGAGTCCCTGTGGCAGCTGGACACTAATGATTCTCATCTTTGCCATTCTGCCCACCATTACATGAGTGCATCTAACGTATATCTAGTTTTAATTAGTTAAATACTTTTTGCCTCTGCTTTAATATTAACATATTATTAATTTCAAAAATTTTTAAGAAAATTGGAAGATAATTAAAATATTTTTATCAAATACGCATTTCTGTATAAGCAAAAAATTTAATAAACAACGAAGCAATAAGCTTGGGGAGATAGAATGAAGGTATTAAACCACGGCACAATTAAGATCGCAATTGCAAAGATTTTGCTCGAGGATACTGCAGATATTTTTGAAATTCTTCCAGATAATGTCCAAATACTAAACATAAAATGTTGGGAACAAGTAGCTTTTTCTACTATATTGGCCCTAAAATCGTTTGAAAGAAAAACAAACAAAGCGAAAACAATCAAAGGGGAGATACTTCTTAGGGCAAGTGGGACACTTCAGATCAAAGATGCCATTAAAGCAGTGGGTGCAAAAAAGGGCGAAAACTTCATGGTGGCATTTGGAGAGAATGCAGAAAAGGATCTCCAGGAGATACTTTCAAAGATACCTGCGGAAGAGATACCATTCAACGACTGTGAAAAAGAGGAAGTAAAAAAACTCTTTGAAAAGGCTGCTTTAGTCGATGTTCTCTAATACCGGCGTGTTCACTTATTTTTTGGCAAAATTTCGAAGAATTTTTATGATTTGTGCCTAGTTTTGAAACTTTTCTCTCGATAAATTTATAAGAATTCGGCATCACTCATAAATGCTCTTGGGGGGATGAATCATGCGTTATAAAAAGCATAAATATTTCGTTGCGGGTCGTATAAATCTTATCCAGAGATCAAAGATTAGGGAGCTTTTTGAAAGGGCATCAAAGATGCAGAACGTCATTTCCCTCGGAATAGGCGAACCAGATTTCGAAACCCCTCAAAATATAAAGGAAGCAGCAAAGAGAGCTCTAGATGAGGGGTGGACTCACTATACACCAAATGCAGGTATTCCAGAGCTTAGAGAGGCAGTTTCGGATTACTATAAGAATCACTACGGCTTGGATGTTCCAGCAGAAAGGGTAATCGTAACAGCTGGAGCTTATGAAGCCACTTACCTTGCCTTCGAAACCCTGCTGGAAGATGGTGATGAAGTGATAATCCCCGATCCGGCTTTTGTGTGCTATGTTGAAGATGCAAAGGTTGCAGAGGCGAAGCCGGTTAGGCTGCCCCTGAAAGAAGAGAACGGCTTTCAGCCTGATCCAGATGAGCTTCTTGAACTTATTACCAAGAGAACGAGAATGATTGTGATTAACTACCCGAATAATCCCACTGGTGCAGTTTTGGATGAAGAAGTTGCAAGGGCTATAGCGGACATTGCTCAAGACTACAACATTTACATTCTTAGCGATGAACCATATGAGCACTTTCTATACGATGGGGCAAAGCATATACCAATGATAAGGTATGCCCCGGATAATACAATTCTCGCTAACTCATTCTCCAAGACTTTCGCAATGACCGGATGGCGCTTAGGATTTGCAATAGCTCCTGAAGAGATAATAAGGGACATGATAAAACTCCACGCTTACATCATTGGAAACGTTGCCTCTTTTGTCCAGGTTGCGGGAGTTGCGGCCCTTAGGGAAGAGGCAAGCTGGAAAGCTGTGGAAGAGATGCGCAGAGAGTACGCGGAAAGAAGGAAATTCGTTTTGGAGCATTTAAAAGAAATGCCCTATATAACGGCTTTTGAGCCAAAAGGAGCATTTTATATTTTTGCCAACATAAAGGACACGGGAATGAAAAGCGAGGAGTTTGCAGAATGGTTGTTGGAAAGGGCAAAGGTAGTTGTTATTCCAGGAACGGCTTTTGGACCTAATGGCGAAGGCTACATTAGAATAAGCTATGCAACAAGTAAGGAAAAGCTCTTAGAGGCTATGGAAAGAATGAAAAAAGCTCTTGAGGAGCTTTAGTTCTTTAATATTCTTTTTGAGGTGGTAACGTGAAGGAGATCCTTTATGTCTTTGTTGCAATATTCCTTGCAGAATTGGGAGACAAGACTCAGTTAGCCACAATTGCCTTTGCTTCTAAGTATGGATGGGTAAAAGCATTTTTAGGGGCAATTTTTGGCTTAGCATTGGTCAATTTGATTGGGGCAGTTTTAGGGGACAAAATAGGCGATGCATTGCCCCTTGAAGTTATTCACAAGGGGGCCGGCATTTTGTTCATTGTATTTGGAGTACTGATGCTGCTTGGAAAGCTGTGAGGTGGTAAATATGAAACGCTGGAAATCCGTTATATTGGACACGCTGGTCATGACTGCAGGATTTGGAACTTTAAGCATGATGAGTGTTGCAAAGCCAGATATAATTTCCCACTTTGGGATAAGTGCCGAGGCTTATGATCTCCAGCACGTGGCATATGTGTTTGGTCTTTTTATAGCGTTCTTGCTTGGACACACAAGGCTCTACGAAGGGAGTTTCAAAAGAAGTGTTGCCATAGCTCTCAGCTTTGCAGCGATACCCCAAGCTTTGATCCCCTATATTGGGAACTGGTATCTAGTTGTCCTTCTCAGGTTTATTCAGGGTTTTGTTGTGAGCTTGGTGCCTCTGTTCAGCACCCAGATAGCCAATTACTTTGTCGCAGAAAGGCCGTTTGCTAAAGGTATTATCCTTTCAGGTATATTTTGGGGAGGCGTTTTTGGTTCAATGAGCGCCAAATATCTGGTAAGTGCCTTTGGATGGAAGACGGCTTTCTTGATAACGGTTGCTATAATGTATGCCGTTCTTTTGATATGGTGGCTCTTTACGGAGGACTTTGAGATAATTCACAAAAAAGAAGGTAGAGACGAGGTAAACATCTGGAAGATGAAATTTACATGGGTGCTCGGATTCACTTTCTTCCCAGCACTATGGGTTATCTTCACAATTGTTGGTTTCTCATCCTCCCTGGGATACGAAGCCGGTTGGAGCAAAGACCAAGTTGCTGCTCTAAGCACAAACCTAAACATATCAAAAGCCCTTTGGTCAATACTTATGGGATTCGTTGGTTTCCAGCTTTCCAAGAAAAATCCAAGTCCAAGAGGCCTCTTTAAGGCCATCGTTCAGGTTATGATGCTTTCCTACGCTGTGGCGTTTATTGGATTAGGCGTTTACTCTAGGGCAATGCTTCAAGGGAATTACTCATTAGCATTAGCCTCAGTATGGCTTATTGGTGCTCTTCAAGGTACAGGGCCGGCATTCTGGACTTCTGCTCCAGCGACTTATCCAAAGAGCATTTATCCTCGGGCATCCTTTGCTTTGGGACTAATTTCTAACTCAGCAAATGCAATTGCTCCCTCTATAACGGAAGCCCTGGCAAGGCATAGTGAAGCATTAGCACTCGCAGAGCTTGCTTTTATGCCAATACTGGGAATATTGACTTTAATAGCAGTGTCGAGAATGAAGCTGCCTGTGGAGGAACTCGGAGATGAGGCTTAAACCCGTTGTTTCTCTCTTCTTTTTCTTAATGGGGATATATTTTGCTGGAATGGGGGTTTTGAGTTCAAGTGAGAGATCAACTGCGCTTGGGTTTTTTATAATCGCCCTGATTCACTTCCTTATCCTATTGGGGATTTTGCTAAGCAGGGAGATTGTTGTCCAAATAGGGACATATATAACACTTCTGGACCTTATCTTTGGCATACTGTGGGTATTAGTAAGCTTTGAGCCCGCATCTGCTAGTTTAACTTTTCTGGCGGCAATTTGCCTTGTGCTGATAACCAGCGACGAATTTAAAAATGAAATAAAGTTTGCTTATTAGTGAGGGTAATGAAAGGAAAGGGATACATAACGGAGATAAGTCCAGACGGCTATGGGCTTTTAAAGCTGGAAAAAGAGGTTTATGTTCCTTACACTGTTATCGGGGATTTTGTGGAGGTTAGAAAAACATTTAGAAGGTTTGGACGTTTAATCGCAAAAGATTTCACAGTTCTTGAGGAGTCACCTTTGAGACAAAATCCGAGATGTCCATATTTTGGAAGGTGTGGAGGCTGTTTTTGGCAGCACATAAAGTACAAAGAACAGTTGAACCTTAAGATAAAACTCTTTGAGAAGATAACTGGAATTACAGCCCCAATAAAAGGTTCTCCCAAGCTTTGGGGCTTTAGAAACATAAGCAATTTTATTGTTTCAACGGAAGGCATTGGATTCAAGCAGAGGGACTCTCAACGTATTGTGAACATTAAGCAGTGCCCCGTTTTTTCTAACCGTACTTCGAGGTTCATAAAGGCTTTAAAACAGTTCATGGAGGAAGAAAAACTTTCCCCGTGGGATCCAAAAAAGAAAAGCGGCGATGTTCACTATCTTTCCGTTAGAGAGGGGAAGTTTACCGGGGAAACTATGGTGAACCTAATTGCACACCTTGAAAAAGCCCCACAAAGCTTCCCTGATTATTTTGACTTCGCAGATTCCATCTATTGGAGCTTTAAAGAAGACCCTAAAGACGACCCCAAAGGCATACCAAAACTTGTAAGTGGGTCTCCGTTTATAAAGGAGAAAATTGAGGGGACTATTTACTTGATACATCCAAACAGCTTTTTCCAGACAAATTCCTATGCCCTTCCCATCCTTTTGAGGGCTGTTTTAAATTTTGTTGAAGGAGAGAAAGTTCTTGACCTTTATTCTGGTGTGGGAACCTTTGGAGTGTTTTTAGCAAAGGAAGGAATTAAGGTTAAGGGAGTTGAAATAAACCCCTTTGCAGTTGAAATGGCAAATAAAAACGCTGAAATAAACGGTGTGGAAGCAACTTTTTGGGTAGGGGATGCCGAATCTTTCCCGATAGGGGATTACAATACAGTTATTGTCGATCCTCCACGAAAAGGTTTGAAAGATGGTGTAAAAACCCTAAAAAGAGAGAAACCAGAAAACATCGTTTATGTCTCATGCAACCCACAAGCATTTAGCAAAGATTATTCCCACTTGAAGGAGATTTACAAGGTAGAGGATGCCATTTTAGTTGATATGTTCCCACATACTCCCCACGTGGAAGCAGTTATAAAGCTCAAGCGGCGTTGATTTTCTTTATAAATTCTTCTGCACTTTTGGGAATCCTTATTCGAACATAGCTGTTGTCAAGGTTCATGAATTCCTCACCTGGTACTGTTAAAATCCCCTTGCTGAGGAAATATTGGTAAGTGTTGCCGTTTCCACCACAAAGGAATATTGGTGTTGATTTGTCAGTTCTTGCGATGTGAAAGCTTTTACCTAATGTTCTCATGAGCTTCTCCTTGTTTTTTCTTGTCTGCTCTACCGTTTTTCTTAGAAAATCTTGATCCTCTAGGGCCTTTAAAGCGGCAACAAGTGAAATCGTTGTTATCGAAAAAGGAAAGTCAACCTTGGAAATTGCCTTTTTCATCTCATCGCCTTTAACAATGCAATATCCAATCCTCAGACCAGCCAGCCCAAATCCTTTAGAGAAAGACCTTGTAACGAGGATGTTTGGAAACTCAAGGTTTATTGCCGAATTTTTCTTGCTCATGAACTCTCCGAAAGCTTCGTCTACTATCAAGATTGCACCTTTTTTCTCTGCTACTTCTGCAATTTCCTCAATTTGTTTTAGCTTTAAGACCTGTCCTGTGGGGTTATGTGGATTGTCGATATAAATGAATGAGGTCTTTTCTGTTATCTTCTCTATTATCCCCCCCAACGTCTATTGTAAAGTCGTTTTCTTTTCTAAGGGGGACATACTCGTAAACTGCCCCGTTTAATCGAGCGTCGTTGATATATGGAAGAAACTGCGGAGCATAGCCAAGGACGACTGAACCTGGTGAGAGGAGCTTGTTGATCTTCTGAAGACATCCCATGGAACCTGCCCCTAGGAAAATTTGTTCGCTTTTTACACCCCAATATGCTTTTATAGCCTCTTTGAGCTTTTCCTCTTCCCTTGGGTAGAGATAAACAGCTTGAGGGTGGATGTTTTTAATCTCCTCAATCACTCTGCTAGAGCACCCAAACGGGTTGTAAGCGAGGGCACAGTCCAAGTATTTTCCTTTTGGCAGGTTTTTCCCATAGTCTTTACCTATCTCTTCAACGTCCTGTGGAAGCATCAATATCACCAAAAATTAAAAATTAAGGGGTTGAGGCCTTTGAAAGTTTGTAAAGAGCCCATATCAAAGGCCCATAGACTATGAGCACTACAAACAGGGCTATTATGTACACTGCATCCATTTGAATCACCCCAGCAGGAATTGTGAAATATATATTACAGCTATCACTATTGGGTATAGGAACTTTACCCAGGGCTTCCAGAGTTCTGGCACATCTATTAGGGCTCCTTTTTTAAGTTCCTCATATGCTTTGTCTACTCCAAGCTTTATCAGTGCTAGAGCGGCTATTAAAGCTCCCAACGGCCCTATGTAAACCGTTGAGATGTTGATCAGCCAGTCAAAGTATGATGGATTAACTGCAGAAGGTGCCCCTACTAGGAAAGTTAAGAGCCCCAAGAGGATTGAAGCGTTCCTTCTGCTTATGTTGAGCTTTGTAATAGCTGAGTCTACATAAACTTCGAGCATTGAGACCGTTGAAGAAAGCCCGGCGAATATTAGCAAGAGGAAGAACAATGCGCCAAAGAACATTCCTCCAGGCATTTTCTGAAATACCATTGGCAACGTTACGAAAACTAACCCTGGACCGGCTGTAGGCTCAAGACCAAATGAAAAAACCGCAGGAAATACTAGAAATCCAGCTGTAACGGCTACCGCTGTATCTCCAAATGCCGTTGCTATTGCCGATAATGGGATGTCATCTTCGTCTTTTAGATAGCTTCCATAAACTACCATCGTATTTCCCAAGACACTTAAGGAGAAGAACATCTGCGACAGGGCTATCATCCAAGTTTTTCCACTCATCACTTTGCTCCAGTCTGGGAGAAGATAGAACCTCAGACCTTCATACGCATTTGGCAGTGTAACGCTCCTTATCGTTAATATCAACAGGAACACAAACAGAGCAGGCATCATGACCTTGTTAGCCCTTTCAATTCCCTTTTGAACGCCCATAGCTACTATGGATATTGTTATTGCTATCACGATGAACTGCCATAGGAGCGCTTCTTTGCTGAAGGCTATGCTATCGAAAAACGCCCCTGGATTAACTCCTGCAAGTTCTCCCGTTAGGGAGGCTATGAAGTATCTGAGTATCCATCCGAGCACCAAGGAGTAGAAGGCGAATATCATTAGCATCGTCACGTTTACAAGTATTCCGAGGTACTTTCCTCCGGGCAGTGTTTTGGAAAATGCCTCTATGGGCCCTCCTTTAGTTGCCCTTCCCAGAGTCCACTCAACTGTAAGGGCAACCACTCCTATCGCAAAAAGCAACACTAAGTACGGAAGCAGGAATGCTGCCCCACCGTATAAGCCTACTCTCATTGGGAACATCCAGATGTTTCCCAGCCCTACTGCACTTCCTACTGCAGCTGCAACAAATCCTACTCTACTTCCCCAGGTTTCTCTTGCCACAAACTACACCTCCAAAAGGTTTTATTGGATCAGCGCCAAAAACAATCCCTACCTTGAATTAACAATAGAAGAGGTTCACCAACTATACTTCCAAAAACACTCACTCCTGAATGTCATAGGGCATCAACGCATTAGAGTATTCTTTCCCTATAAAAATATTTTCCAGTTTTGTTTGTCATTATGTCAAAAAAAGCCGAAGCTGAATAAGGGTTTTTGGTTATTTGTAAAGAATTATGCACTCAGGAGGAACAAATTTGACTATACGAACATTCTTCCCAGCTTTGTAAATTCTGTAGCCTTTTTTCCTCAGACATTCAGCATCTACCAAGATAACCACAACATCTTTTCCATACCTACGCCCTGTTTCGTAGGCCTCTTCTTTGCTTGTTGTTAGATGAACAAACTTTCTTTTCATCGATTTTATGCCTTCTTTTAGTATCTTTTCAAGGTTTCTTCGAGGAGTTCCATGGTAGAGAACCTTAACTTCAACATCTTCCTCATGATCCAAAGAAACATCAAAAGTGTGTCCGTATCTTGCTCTTATTTTGTTTCCTCTAATCTCAAACCTGTCCTTTGGGTCGTTCTCGATTATCCAGAGGAGGTACTCTTTTTCTACCCATGGATAGGACTTTTTAACAGCCCTGACAACCTTTTCAATATTGGCGAAACCTTCTTCATCTACCTCAACGTCAAATTCCCAGGGAGCGTGCCTTAAGATGTAGCTCATTAGTTTGCTAATTTTAATCCTTTTTCTGCTCCTTAAGAACTCGTCTTTGCCCCTCATCATTTAAAAAATAGAAAAAGGATCATTTAAACTTTCTCAATGCCATTTCAGCTGCGACTGTAATCGGGTCTATTGTGGGGCTTATTGGAGGAGCGTAGGCAGTTTCTCCATAGGCTATATCCTCCACCGTTGCCCCCTTCTGAGCGGCAAAGCTAAGAGCCATTATTCTGCCCCATACCCTCTCTCCACCAACTATCTGAGCTCCTATTACCCTCCTGTCTTCCTTTCTAAAGATCAGCTTCACAATTATTGGCTTTCCTCCGGGGTAATATTCTGGCTTTGTTGAGCCCTTGAATTTGCCCACAACGACGTCAATACCTTCTTTACTTGCTCTCTCCTGAGTTATACCAAACGTCCCAATTTCTAAGTCAAAGAGCTCGGTTATGGCAGTGTTAAAAACGGGTCTGAATTTTACGCCTTTTCCAAAGACATTTTCCGCCGCTACCTTTGCCATTCTTACTGCCGTAGTGCCGAGTTGGCTTAGCGTTCTTTTTCCCGTAACCGCATCGAAGACCTCAGCACAGTCTCCAATGGCATAGATGTCGGGATCGCTTGTTCTAAGGTATTCATCAACAACAATGCCTCTGTTAACTTCCAATCCGGCTTTTTGGGCAAGATCGACGTTAGCCCTTACACCAGTTGCCACAAGAACAAGATCTGCTTCAATCTCTTCTTCTCCTATCTTAACAGCTCTCACAGGGTTTCCAAGAATCTCACTTACTGCAACGCCGAATTTAAACTCTATTCCCCTTTCCTCAAGATGGGACTGGACTATTGAGGCAATATCCTTGTCTAGCATTGTTGGGAGCAAATGCTCGAGCAGTTCGACAACAAGAACTTCCAGTCCGAGCTCCCTAAATGCCACCGCCCCTTCTAATCCTATCAAGCCCGCTCCGATCACAACGGCTTTTCTTGGTTTTCTTTTCTCCAGATATGCTTGGATTTTCTTTACGTCCTCCATTGTCTTTAGGGTAAAGACCCCCTCACTTTCCACGCCCTTTATTGGAGGAACAAACGCTTTAGAGCCTGTGGCAAGGATGAGCTTATCATAAGGGACTTCACCTTTGTCTGTAATTACGACCTTCCTTTCTCTGTCTATTTCCTTTGCCTCAGTGTCCAACATCATCTGAATCTTCTGTTTTTCGTAGAATTCGTTTGGAAATACTATGATGTTTTCCAGCTTTGGTATCTTCCCGCTTAAAACAAAGGGCAACGCACATGGAGAATACTGCATTGTTTTTTCTTTTCCTATCACGATGATTTCCGCTTTTCTATCAAGCTTCCTTGCAAAGAGGGCAAAATTACTTCCTGCTGTTCCGGAACCGATAACCACTATTCTCATAATTATCACCAAATAGGAGAAAAGCCAGAGAGTATAAAAAAATTGTGAACTCAAGGTTCAACTAGAGTGCCCTTGTGTTTGCCCTTTATGGCATCAAAAAGGTTTCTTGCATCATCCTTACCGATAATTAGGGTTCTTATTTTGCCCCTCTGAATGAATTTAGCCGCTAACGCATCAACAACACCACTTCCACCCGCTTTGCTCTCGCTCTGCATAGCTATCTCTACGAGCTTTTCAGTTGAAATCCTCTCCAGCTTCTTTGCGTTTGGGTTCTTTTTAGGGTCGCTATCGTAAACGCCATCAACGTTTGTTATAACCACAAGCAAATCTGCTTGGAGATATTCGGCTAAGAGAGCAGCAACGGCGTCTGTTGTATGCCCGGGATGCGTTCCACCCATTATGGGTATCTTTTTGAGCTGCATTACTTCCCACGCTTTTCTAAAATCGCTCACCACAAACGGGTACGCTTTTTCTCTGAGTGCCGCTATTAAGAGCATTGCGTTGGCCCTTGTTATGTGTATTCCGATATAGTCTTTGAATGTTTCATTTGGAGTAAAAGCCTTTGCGGCGTGAATGTATTCTCTTGCTACTTTTCCTCCTCCGACGACGACTGCTACCTCGTGATCTTCGCTGATTTTTGTCAGCTGATAGGCAATCTCCTCTATAAATTCAACATCAGGCTTGTCGGGAACTAGAACAGAACCTCCAATGTCGAATACTATCCTCATGGTAACCCTCCATAAGTAGGAGCTCTTTGCTTTATAACGTTTTCCAAAATTAAAATAAAAAGTCAGAGCTCAAAAAATCCCTTCCATTTGATAAGACCAAGTAAAAACTTGTGGGGAAGCTTGTCATGGTATGGATAAACTCTAACGGCATAGTGCCAGCAAGGATGGCCGAGATTTTTGAGTGCGTTCCCTTCATAGCGATAAAGCCATCTGTTGCCTCCGAGACTTTGAGGGTGTTTAAGCTCTATGACGTAGGGTTTTTCTATTGCGTATCCTTCTGCTTTGACTCCGTAATAAATTTCAACCTTTACATCCTCTGGGCTTAGGCCGTCGAGGTTTACTATAACTTCAACTCCAGTGGCATCATGGGTTATAATGCGCTCTATCTCTACCTTATCCCAAGAGTTGAAGATCTTCGCTTTCCACGATGCAATTTCCCTTGTTGCTTTAAAGCTGTCTCTCTGGAGAAGGATAGCATTTGCCAGAGCTTTTGAGTAGAACTTGTCGACGTACTCTTTTACCATTCTGTGGGTGCTGAACCTTGGTGCAATGCTCTTTATGCTCTCCTTCATCATGTAAATCCATCTTGCCCTGTTCTCGTAGTATGTGGGGATTACTTCATTTTCGAGAAGGTTATAGAGGCTCTGAGCGTCTCTAATGTTATCTTTCTCTGTTTCCGGTTCGAGACTTTCATCTCCTATGACCCATCCGTTTTTGCCGTTGTAACCTTCGACCCACCATCCATCATAGACGCTCAAATTCAAAACGCCGTTTAAACCTGCTTTCATTCCACTGGTTCCGCTTGCTTCTAGTGGTCTTCTTGGATTGTTGAGCCACACATCGACCCCTGCCACCATGGCCCTTGCAGAGCCCATATCGTAGTTCTCAAACACCATGATTTTGTTCTTAAATTCGGGCATCTGGGATACTTCATAGACCTTCCTAAGGAACTCCTTGCCCGCTTCATCCCTTGGATGGGCTTTTCCTCCAAAAATTATATACACGGGTCTTTCTGGGTTGTTAACTATCTTTTTCAGCCTCTCCAAATCGGTTAAAATTAGCGTCGCCCGTTTATAGGTTGCGAAACGCCTTGCAAAGCCTATTATTAAGGCGTTCTCATCTATTTCGGGTAGAGGTTCTTCAATTCCAAGGCGCTCGTTTCTCTCTTTTATCTTCCTTTTGATGAGTTCTATGAACTCTCTTTTTGCCTTTAAATGGGCTTCCCAGAGTTCCTCATCTGGAATTCTCTCCACTCCATACCAGAGACCCTCGAGCTCTGCATAATCTCTCCAGACTCTCCCAATATACCTATCGACGAGCTTCTTTATCTCGTTATGAAGCCATGTTTTTGTGTGAACTCCGTTTGTGATGCCCTCTACCGGAATCTCGTCTAAGGGAACACCGTTCCAGAGGTGTCTCCACATTTCTTTAGTTACCTTTGAATGGAGCTTACTCACAGCGTTTACATAGCTCGAGGTTCTTATTGAGAGAAGGGTCATGTTAAACTGATCTCCCTCTCTGCCTAAATTAAGGAATTCATCCTTTGGAAGGCCTTCAAGGAATTTGGCAAGTCTTTTCTCAACCTCCGCTATTGGGAATTTGTCATGTCCAGCTGGCACGGGAGTGTGGGTTGTAAAAATCGTTGTGCCCCTTACGACAGTTAAAGCTTCCAAAAAGTTTAGACCCTCCTCCATATACCATGCTATTCTTTGGAAGTTTGCAAACGCTGGATGTCCTTCATTAAGGTGAATAACAGCTGGATCAATTCCCAGCATTCTTAAAAGCCTCATTCCACCAATCCCTAGAAGTATCTCCTGCTTTATTCTCTTGTCTATCTCAGCGTTGTAGAGGTAGTCACAGATGGTCCTATCATCCGGA comes from Thermococcus litoralis DSM 5473 and encodes:
- a CDS encoding RNA 2'-phosphotransferase, producing MMRGKDEFLRSRKRIKISKLMSYILRHAPWEFDVEVDEEGFANIEKVVRAVKKSYPWVEKEYLLWIIENDPKDRFEIRGNKIRARYGHTFDVSLDHEEDVEVKVLYHGTPRRNLEKILKEGIKSMKRKFVHLTTSKEEAYETGRRYGKDVVVILVDAECLRKKGYRIYKAGKNVRIVKFVPPECIILYK
- a CDS encoding aminotransferase class I/II-fold pyridoxal phosphate-dependent enzyme; the protein is MLPQDVEEIGKDYGKNLPKGKYLDCALAYNPFGCSSRVIEEIKNIHPQAVYLYPREEEKLKEAIKAYWGVKSEQIFLGAGSMGCLQKINKLLSPGSVVLGYAPQFLPYINDARLNGAVYEYVPLRKENDFTIDVGGDNREDNRKDLIHLYRQST
- a CDS encoding sodium-dependent transporter, which gives rise to MARETWGSRVGFVAAAVGSAVGLGNIWMFPMRVGLYGGAAFLLPYLVLLFAIGVVALTVEWTLGRATKGGPIEAFSKTLPGGKYLGILVNVTMLMIFAFYSLVLGWILRYFIASLTGELAGVNPGAFFDSIAFSKEALLWQFIVIAITISIVAMGVQKGIERANKVMMPALFVFLLILTIRSVTLPNAYEGLRFYLLPDWSKVMSGKTWMIALSQMFFSLSVLGNTMVVYGSYLKDEDDIPLSAIATAFGDTAVAVTAGFLVFPAVFSFGLEPTAGPGLVFVTLPMVFQKMPGGMFFGALFFLLLIFAGLSSTVSMLEVYVDSAITKLNISRRNASILLGLLTFLVGAPSAVNPSYFDWLINISTVYIGPLGALIAALALIKLGVDKAYEELKKGALIDVPELWKPWVKFLYPIVIAVIYISQFLLG
- a CDS encoding aminotransferase class I/II-fold pyridoxal phosphate-dependent enzyme encodes the protein MGGIIEKITEKTSFIYIDNPHNPTGQVLKLKQIEEIAEVAEKKGAILIVDEAFGEFMSKKNSAINLEFPNILVTRSFSKGFGLAGLRIGYCIVKGDEMKKAISKVDFPFSITTISLVAALKALEDQDFLRKTVEQTRKNKEKLMRTLGKSFHIARTDKSTPIFLCGGNGNTYQYFLSKGILTVPGEEFMNLDNSYVRIRIPKSAEEFIKKINAA
- a CDS encoding NAD(P)/FAD-dependent oxidoreductase, producing MRIVVIGSGTAGSNFALFARKLDRKAEIIVIGKEKTMQYSPCALPFVLSGKIPKLENIIVFPNEFYEKQKIQMMLDTEAKEIDRERKVVITDKGEVPYDKLILATGSKAFVPPIKGVESEGVFTLKTMEDVKKIQAYLEKRKPRKAVVIGAGLIGLEGAVAFRELGLEVLVVELLEHLLPTMLDKDIASIVQSHLEERGIEFKFGVAVSEILGNPVRAVKIGEEEIEADLVLVATGVRANVDLAQKAGLEVNRGIVVDEYLRTSDPDIYAIGDCAEVFDAVTGKRTLSQLGTTAVRMAKVAAENVFGKGVKFRPVFNTAITELFDLEIGTFGITQERASKEGIDVVVGKFKGSTKPEYYPGGKPIIVKLIFRKEDRRVIGAQIVGGERVWGRIMALSFAAQKGATVEDIAYGETAYAPPISPTIDPITVAAEMALRKFK
- the pyrH gene encoding UMP kinase, producing the protein MRIVFDIGGSVLVPDKPDVEFIEEIAYQLTKISEDHEVAVVVGGGKVAREYIHAAKAFTPNETFKDYIGIHITRANAMLLIAALREKAYPFVVSDFRKAWEVMQLKKIPIMGGTHPGHTTDAVAALLAEYLQADLLVVITNVDGVYDSDPKKNPNAKKLERISTEKLVEIAMQSESKAGGSGVVDALAAKFIQRGKIRTLIIGKDDARNLFDAIKGKHKGTLVEP